TCTGGCCACCATTGCCGTGCGTGCGGGCCAAAGCAGCATACCTGCAGGCATCTACAACGTCAGCGACGATGAACCTACCAGCATGACGGACTATCTCTACCGTCTAGCCGACGCAGCGGGCTTACCCCGCCCACCCTGTGTCAGTCTGGCCGAGGCACGGCGGAATTTCTCCCCGAAGCTGCTGGAGTACTTAAATGAGTCCCGCCGCTTAAACAACCAGAAGATGAAAACGGTACTCGGCGTAAAACTCCGCTATCCGACGTTAGAGACGGGGCTACCCGCCGCTCTTGGGATTTCTAAATAAGTGGGACAATCAGCCCCGCCTTGCAAGCTATTATCATGCTTGGTCGTTGGCGCGGGGAATGGAAAAAAGTAAAAGTCGGGCCATCAGTTTTTTCGCCCAGCTTTTAGCGCTTTCAAAAAGGCGTGATTTTCATCTGCCGTGCCTACGGTCACCCGGAGGCAATCCGTTAACAGGCCACCCTGGCCGGAAAGGTTCTTAATTAAGACCCCCCGTTCCTTAATGGCAGTAAAAATCGCCTCAGCCTGATGGGGGGGAGTACGGAAAAGAATAAAGTTTGCATCGCTAGGATAAACTTGAATCCCCGGTAACTGTTGCAAAGCCCTCTGCAGCTGCGCCCGGGCCTTGCAGATGAGCCGGGCCTGTTCATCTAACCCCCCCGGCTGCTCCAAAGCAAACTCGGCACTGACTTGGGTTAATTGGTTAATATTATAGGGTAACCGTACTTTCTCTAGCTCCTTGATCCAAGCTGGATTTCCCATCAACATCCCTAACCTGAGACCTGCCAGGCCAATCTTAGAGAGCGTTCGCATGACCAGGAGATGATCGTAGTCCTCCAACCGGGGCATGAAGGTTTCACCTGCAAACACGCTATAGGCTTCATCCACGATGACAAGCCCAGGAGAAGCTTCAATAATGGCTTGCAATTCTTCAGCGGAAAAGAGATTACCAGTGGGATTATTGGGATAAGCGATAAAGACAACTGCTGGCACCCGCTCCCGAATAACCTGTAGCATTGCCGGTAAGTCTAAAGAAAAATCCTCCCGCAGAGCTACCCCCTGATATTGCAGCCCCAGTAGAGCAGCAATCTGCCGGTACATGACAAAAGTGGGCTCGGGCGCAACCACAGATCGCCCTGGCCCCGCCACGGCCAGTAACACCATCTGGATCAGTTCATCGGAACCATTCCCCAAAATCATCTCCATGTCTTCCGGCAGGGCCAGATACTGCCGGAGACGAAGCTTGAGGCTGCGAGCCTGTGGGTCTGGATAACGGTTAACGCTGACTTGCCGCAACCGCTCCAGCCAAGCCTCTATTAATTCCGGCGACCAAGTATAGGGATTTTCCATGGCATCCAATTTGATTAAATCCGCTGCATCGGCGACCCGATAGGCAGAGAGTCGCTGTATCTCGGGACGAATCCATTGGGCAACCCGGTCTTTTGTCATTAGAGTTTTCCATGGAGGGCGAACGGCCCCCTAGCGAGCGTGCAAAGTGAAACGGCACATCGAGCGCGAGGAGCGGGCAAAGCCCCAAGGCCGAGGTCATGCCTCCGTCGAGGACCGCTGAGAACCGCGAATTCTCCAGGCTGATGAAGTTTTATAGATACAAAACTGTTATCAGTCATGGCGAAACTCCAAGTTACCCTTTTAAGCGGTATTCTGCTGAGCGGGCATGGGCTGTTAGCCCTTCGCCGCGCGCCAATACCGAAGCCACGCGCCCCAAAGTTTGGC
This sequence is a window from Nitrosococcus oceani ATCC 19707. Protein-coding genes within it:
- the hisC gene encoding histidinol-phosphate transaminase translates to MTKDRVAQWIRPEIQRLSAYRVADAADLIKLDAMENPYTWSPELIEAWLERLRQVSVNRYPDPQARSLKLRLRQYLALPEDMEMILGNGSDELIQMVLLAVAGPGRSVVAPEPTFVMYRQIAALLGLQYQGVALREDFSLDLPAMLQVIRERVPAVVFIAYPNNPTGNLFSAEELQAIIEASPGLVIVDEAYSVFAGETFMPRLEDYDHLLVMRTLSKIGLAGLRLGMLMGNPAWIKELEKVRLPYNINQLTQVSAEFALEQPGGLDEQARLICKARAQLQRALQQLPGIQVYPSDANFILFRTPPHQAEAIFTAIKERGVLIKNLSGQGGLLTDCLRVTVGTADENHAFLKALKAGRKN